The stretch of DNA GAAATAGACAGAAAAAGGGTGAAGAGAAGAGAGGCCTTATCGGTTTGGTGTCTGAAGAATGTGTGGTGAGGATGGCTAGTTTTGTTTGTTATCCCATCACCTACTACTCATCAGTACAAACTAATTTTTGTCTCTATTCAAGATTGGAACATACATGTGGAAAGTAAAGGTTATTAGAGGAAGGTAATTTTTGGTGGTTCTGTCATCTGTGAAGATACATCGAACTGTTACTTTAAGTTGTTGGGATTATGAGCATTAGTCTTGTTATGTTAAGAGAAAGACGAAGAGAAAACAGCGGCGGTGACGGTGGTCACATACCCGATGGCGGCAACGGGTGGAAATGGTCTCTTCAAGGGGCCCCCACAGTTTAATTTGAAAGCAGCAATACTTTACTTTCAGAGCATTTTTCATCGGTTATGCTTACTATTAAACTTTAAACTTGTTTAAGggataaaattaaaatacaaccaACTAACCAAGGCATATCTTTTCATAAAATGCAACATTATCTTATCTTAAGGGCATCATGCACAAAGTAGCCAACACATTCATGTAAGAAAAATCACATTTGTGAAGTTTGAACGagcaatatattaatttattaggaAATGACTAATCCATCAAAATACTCAAAACAGAGTCCACCATTTAAGAATATAAAGATGGTAAAGAATTACTTGACTTTAGATCCAAGTGCCCACCACAATAAAAAGAGTACTTATATGGATCATAGGTATTGATTGTCTCCCAATAATGAATTATTTAACATAATAGCTTCATGGACTCTTTCTTTAAGTTCATCATCATAAAAACACAAACTACAGTACCAAAGTGCAAGATGAAATTTGTATTTTCAGAAAGGTTCTTAAGCATTCAACATGCCACTGGAATTCTTCTTGCATTCAGCAAGCATATCCATGTAGAACTGACACTTGCTAATGTCACTCCCGTAGCTGTTGATACActgcaaataaaaaaataaaaaaaacagaaGTTCAAACCATTTTCATAGCCAAAGAAACTTGCAAACAGAAAAGGTTTACCTCTACAAAGCTAAAAGTGCATTTCATAAATGAGAGATgatcttttttaataatttgaataaAGGAGAGATGAGTTTAGACAAAAGGCCACAAATATAATATCTCACAGAATTAAATACCAACCAGTAAATTCTAAAGGAACCTATAGGTATAGCTACAATATAATGGATGATTCAGATGACTAATTTGGATATCGGAATTAGTTCACTGCTCGCACTAGCAAAATTCTAAACCTCATACTTTATAAATTCTAACATTTATTCACTAGGTTGAAATCAAAATCCAACAGTTTCTTTAAATCTAAACATTTAAAAGAAAGTAATAAATTAAAACATATATGAATCAATTCAAgcatttgattttaaaaataaagtaaTGCGTACATCTTGAAAGGCCCTGGAATGAATGTTGCAAGCATCTGCACCACCCATACTGCTTGCAGCATGTGCTGGGGCTGGAGCAGCCTCAGACGCTACAGTTTCATGCTGGATGGTTCTAGGACCCATAACAGAGTCTACAGCCCTGTGTGCAACAGCACTTCCTGTGCCGAAGGCCAATCCTACAAAATAGCAAAACATAAGAACATGAGAATCCTCTTGAAAGTGAAGCTCATACCATCAAATATAATATAGATCTCATTTCGCATACCCTGAGCTATGGTGGATCCAATCCCTGATAGCATTCCACCGCCACCTTGCTGTGCAGGAGCTGGAGGAGGAGCACGGCTAGCTGAACcaatttaaaaagaaagaaaaaaattaacacaAACCCATATAAGAAGATGCTCATGCAAGTGCCAAGAATAACATCAAGCCATTTACAGATACagataaaaaaatttagaatggaaaaaaaaatgcCTATCAATGACATACATAAAGGAAAAACGAAAAATACCTGGCTGAGGAGGGTTGCGCACAGGTGCAGATCGTGCAGCTGGACGAGGGGCAGATCTTCCTAATAAAAAAGTTAAGAGCAACACAATAAGTCTATGATGAGTGGAGTAGACAGGACACTAAaacttatacaaaatacatCCTTTCCTAGTTTGCATTCAAGAAAGACAACAAAACAGAACGCTTCTAAAATTAAGTCAAGCTTAAGCATAACAGATAGGCATTTGAATCAAGCCAACCGACCCGAGCCTGCAACATTTCAAATGCTACATAGCAAGTTCCATACAGCTTGTGCAAGCGAAATGTACTTCCATGAATTATAACAGTATAGCACTGTAACTGTATTACAATTTACAACTCAAGTTGTTAGTATATTATTAATGAAGAGACATCAAATTTAACACAACTCCTTTTACACTCCTTTTACAGGACACAATACCCACCGAAAAAACACTAAGCCGCGCCCAAAACTCAAACCCCAGAAGGTAATACATCTCTCTTAGCAATACGCCTCCAATTTACTATTCTTAAACACTGACATCACGATTGAATCTTATACATAAATAAGAATAAGCCACACAAAAACAATCCCAATAACTACCAAATCCATCTAAAACAATCATTTAATATGCAACTTAAAGCAAAAACAAACCCCAAATCCAATCACGACAAGTCGTAAACCTTTCCAATTAGTTCTGTCTCCTAACCCTAAATTTCAACAAGGTGtataaaaacaacaataagAGAGAAATTAAGCGAAGCTAATTGATTAAACACAGagctaataaaattaaatctttaagAACCTGAGCTACGACGAGCCATTTTTGTGACGGCTGAGGAGATTTGCAACGACGACGGAGATAAACCCTAATAGGAAGAAGAGTCTAGAATATTGTGGAGAGAGAGGAATTCTTACGTTTGGGCTTCTCTAATCCCGGGATTCAGGACTTTATATCGAGATGGTCTGTGATTCTCTGTCTCGATTCTAGAGTAGTTGAACACGTGTCGTATTTTAAATGGTTGATTTGAAAACTCTACTTGGTTGATTATTGTTGAATTCGTACGTTGTTGGAGATCACATTATAAGAATGATGGAACTGTGTTCATTGGATTTTTGCTGTGTAATAATAAGTTGTTGTTTGAATTGGTTTAGATGCCTTGGTGAGTAAGCCAGGATATTTTGGTCAAATGTCCAGAAGGATCCTCTTTGCCCTTCTATCTCGTCAGTTTAacatagctttttttttttttaaaaaaaaaaaagtgagcatatttgaaaaaaaaaaaaaactaattagtaattttttttctcgaattttgacatgtactaaatcgtgtccctaaatttttttttttgtctaatttcattcaattttactgtttcagtgattgtttcaTTCAATAAggtaaaagtccttaaatttaacaatctcaatagttcgggggaatttttaacggccaaaaaagttcaggggtacgatttagtacatgtcaaagttcaggaaaaaaaattactaattagccaaaaaaaaattaggttcaATATACATTTGGTATATCTAAATATAAGTTTGGCCATTTcaaaaaggctaattagtaattttcccccttgaactttgacatgtagtaaatcgtgcccctgaacttttttggccgttaaaaattcccctcgaactattgagattgttaaatttaaggacttttgtttaatttcattcaattttactgtttcagtaattgtttatgtactaaagcatgctccccagactttgatatctaccaaatcatatgtactaaatcaggccacttgaactttcatccatgttagaattttttactaaaattaaacaaaagtccttaaatttaacaatctcaatagtttgagggaaatttttaactgccaaaaaaatttaaggggcacgatttagtacatgtcaaaatttagagggaaaaattactaattagcctttcaaaaaaatatatataaatttagtattttatattcttttttatagtctatattttaaaatatatatttactattttaaacttcaattaaaattttttaataaaattttatcaatacaattaaattttctttaattttacaaagtttaaattcttatttaattattttattatataaaattgagaattattttgttaatttaatataattaaattgattaaattttaCTTTAGGATACTAAATATGTAAACGGTTTAAATTAAACAATATCATAGTGCATTTTCACAGTATAATTTATACCGTTTTAAAATCTCGCGATACGATTACAGTTTAACAGATCATGAAAATCACATatggtttgaaaaaaaaaattaaaaacacccACACATTTATTCTAACACATTACTTTtacttgaaaataatatttcaattaaattttactaattcccttaaaaaaaaaatggggatTAGTATCTCGtacactattttttaattttttttttaaaatttacggttagagtttttaaagtggttgcagctttagttgcaatagggatttttatacgattttttattgcaatttaagttgcagcgcAAGTTTCAATATgagtttctatgtaaaattacgtaaaaatgcaaaaaaaaaaaaaaaaaaaaaaaaaaaactgttttaaaatgtaaaaatgaaaaagtctcaaaaaaaattgaaattttactaataataatatatagggctttatcatttttatacttcaaaagcttttttttttttgtatttttacggaattatatatacaaacccctattgcaactagtgctgcaacctaaattgcaacaaaaaatcataTAGTAATTCTTATTGCAACTAGAGCTCCCATCACTTTATAAACCCAAAcactaaatttgaaaaaaaaaaataaaaaaagtaatatttagGGTAATTTCCCTGAAGTCAGCCGAGCCGAGTCGATTCGATTGAGCCAGCCGAGCTTGTAGCTGCTTCGGGGGGGACTACGGTGTTCGTAATTCAAAAAAAGCTTCCAACGTGAAAACATTATTCTCTCTTTCCCAGCGCACTGGTGTGTAGCTTAACAACTCCTCTGCGCACCCCCAAAATCCTTCTCATTCGATCAATCGAACCCCCAAAAATCACGTACCTCTAATCAAATCCTTCTTCTCTATATCTCTATCTACAATTCAAAAACCCTAGGAAGCTTCTCTAAGATCCATCAATGGCGGACGAGGCATCACATCCGCCGTCGTCGTCGTCGTCGTCGGCTGCGGCACCTTTGGGAACCTCTGTTATCCCTATCGTTAACAAGCTTCAGGATATCTTTGCTCAGCTTGGGAGCCAATCTAGCATCCAGCTCCCCCAGGTCGCCGTCGTTGGAAGCCAAAGTAGCGGAAAGTCGAGTGTTCTTGAGGCTCTTGTTGGCAGGGACTTTCTTCCTAGGGGTCCTGAAATATGTACCCGCCGACCTCTTGTGCTTCAGCTTCTCCAGATCAAGAAGAACGCTGATGGAACCGATGAGGAATACGGGGAGTTCCTTCACTTGCCTGGGAAGCGTTTTCACGATTTCTCCGAAATCCGCAGGGAAATTCAGGTTTGGTATGGTTTTTTTggattaatgtttttttttcccctgaataaaatgaataaattcTAATAGTGTAAATACAGGAGAAATGTTGAGAATGTAAAATGTGATAATGTGGGATTCATATTTCATAGAAGGATAAATGGGGAATAATGCGGGCTGGCTTCATTTCTAGGTGTGGGAAATGCTTGAATTTTGATTGTTATCTAGTATAGATAAAGACTATGCCTTGTGGTAATGTTTTTAGGATGAATTTCATGTATGGAGAAACATGTTTCTTGGGGGTTTAAGATAATGTCG from Cannabis sativa cultivar Pink pepper isolate KNU-18-1 chromosome 2, ASM2916894v1, whole genome shotgun sequence encodes:
- the LOC115719459 gene encoding uncharacterized protein LOC115719459, yielding MARRSSGRSAPRPAARSAPVRNPPQPASRAPPPAPAQQGGGGMLSGIGSTIAQGLAFGTGSAVAHRAVDSVMGPRTIQHETVASEAAPAPAHAASSMGGADACNIHSRAFQDCINSYGSDISKCQFYMDMLAECKKNSSGMLNA